GTATAGGATAAGTGAAGAATATAATATTCCAGTATTATTAAGATTGACTACTAGAATATGTCATAGTAAAGGGTTAGTTGAAGAGAGCAATAGAGAGAGTGTAGAAATAAAACAATATGAAAAAAATATACCTAAATATGTTGCTACACCAGCTAATGGTAGAAAGCTACATATTGATTTGGAAGATAGATTAATAAAACTTGAAGAATATAGCAATAATACACATTTAAATACTATAGAGTGGAATGATAAAAAAATAGGGGTAATATCTTCTGGTGTTGCATATCAATATGCTAAAGAGGTATTTGGTGAAAATGCATCTTTTTTAAAGTTAGGTTTTACATTCCCATTACCTAAGGAGAAAATTAAAAACTTTGCATCTGAAGTAGAAAAACTATATGTTATAGAAGAATTGGAGCCGTTTTTAGAAACAGAAATAAAGGCTATGGGTATAAAGGTAATAGGAAAAGAATATATACCTTTAACTGGAGAACTTAATCCAGATATAATACGTGAATCATTGCTAAATAAAAAGGTAGAGAAAATTAATAGAAACGAAGAAATGATTATAGGGAGACCTCCTACTATGTGCGCAGGATGTCCACATAGAGGATTATTTTATGAATTAAGTAAAAAGAAGAATGTTGTAGTTACAGGAGATATTGGATGTTACACATTGGGTTCAGCTCCTCCTCTTAGCACAATGGACACTTGTATTTGTATGGGTTCTAGCATTAGTGCTGGTCATGGGTTTAACAAGGCATGCGAAGTTAATGGAGTTGATAAAAAAGTAGTAGGAGTTATTGGAGATTCTACATTTTTTCATTCAGGTATTACAGGATTAATAGATATTGTATATAATAAAGGAAATTCTGTAACGATAATACTAGATAATAGAATAACAGGAATGACAGGACATCAAGAAAATCCAGGAACAGGGTATACATTAATGGGAGAAGAGGCACCACAAATAGATATAACTAAATTATGTGAATCTATAGGAGTAAAAGATATAAAAACAGTTAATCCATTAGATCTTTCAGAAACTAAGAAAGCAATTGAAGAGTCTCTTAAGTTAGATGTTCCTTCGGTTATTATAACTAAGTATCCTTGCGTTTTAAAGAAGTCTACACAAGAAGAAATAGAGGATTATGGGCTTGATAGAAAAGCATGTGTAGTAGAAAGTACTGAATGTAGAAAATGTAAAATGTGTTTAAAATCTGGCTGTCCAGCAATATCTTTTGAACAAGATAAAGGATCTATTATAGATGAAAATATGTGTGTAGGTTGTGATGTATGCTTGCAAATATGTCCTTTTGATGTAATTAAAAAGGTGGGTGAATAAAAATGAATAAAGTGAAAAATGTATTATTAGTTGGAGTTGGGGGACAAGGAATTATTCTTGCTAGTAAGATTTTGTCTGCTGGCTTAATAAGTGCAGGCTATGATGTTAAAATGTCTGAAGTACATGGTATGGCCCAAAGAGGGGGCAGTGTTACTACACAAATAAGATATGGAAGCAAGGTTTATTCGCCTATAATAGGTAAAGGTCAAGCAGATGTTATAGTAGCATTTGAACAAATGGAAGC
The genomic region above belongs to Senegalia massiliensis and contains:
- the iorA gene encoding indolepyruvate ferredoxin oxidoreductase subunit alpha translates to MKKLLTGNEAVARGAYESGVTLAAAYPGTPSTEILENVSKYKEIYSEWSPNEKVALEVAIGGSIAGARTLAAMKHVGINVAADPLFTFAYTGVNGGCIIISADDPGMHSSQNEQDNRYYAKAAKLAMLEPSDSQETKDFVKEGYRISEEYNIPVLLRLTTRICHSKGLVEESNRESVEIKQYEKNIPKYVATPANGRKLHIDLEDRLIKLEEYSNNTHLNTIEWNDKKIGVISSGVAYQYAKEVFGENASFLKLGFTFPLPKEKIKNFASEVEKLYVIEELEPFLETEIKAMGIKVIGKEYIPLTGELNPDIIRESLLNKKVEKINRNEEMIIGRPPTMCAGCPHRGLFYELSKKKNVVVTGDIGCYTLGSAPPLSTMDTCICMGSSISAGHGFNKACEVNGVDKKVVGVIGDSTFFHSGITGLIDIVYNKGNSVTIILDNRITGMTGHQENPGTGYTLMGEEAPQIDITKLCESIGVKDIKTVNPLDLSETKKAIEESLKLDVPSVIITKYPCVLKKSTQEEIEDYGLDRKACVVESTECRKCKMCLKSGCPAISFEQDKGSIIDENMCVGCDVCLQICPFDVIKKVGE